The nucleotide window CATCGCTCCACCAGCGCCTGGGATGCCGGGCGCGCTGAAACTCCACGCGTCCGCCAGGCATCGATCATGCGGTTCCCTTGGAAAGCCGCTCCGTATACGAAACATCCACCCACTACCGCCCGGAATGCCGGTTTGCCGAATCGGGATGTATTCCACGGCGACCGGCAACAAGCGCAGACCATGCACGGCACGAGCGCCGCCACATGCAGGCGGTTCGGATTGTGTGCGAGCAGGGAGAACAAGGCGGCTCCCACCGGCATGGCCGCCCACAGGGCAAACTTCAACGCCCCACTCTCCCGCCTGCCAAACCAAAGGGACACGAGAGGATACATCCACAGAGCCAGCATCAACATGCCGAACGGGTTTCCATAGCAAAGGCGGAAACCCGTCAGCAAAGAGTGATAGGACAAGCGCTGCGCCGCGAGATTTTGAGTGAACTGGTGGAAACGTGTCGCATCTCCGAGAAACCAGACGGCGAGTCCCGTCACTCCGCAGAACCATCCGGCCATCAGCCACACGATCCGGACAAACATCCCGTCCGCCCGCATCCGCTGCCATCGCAGGCGGTGCCACAACATCCACACGCCGATCAAAAACGGTGGCGCCACCACACCGACCACGTGGACGAAAGGCAGGCAGAAAGCCAGGAGGGCGATCAGGAGATTGCCTCCTTTGGCGCTCTCCCGATCCGTCACCAGCCATGCAAGGCCGAGGAACAACACTCCGGCGAAAGGCTCCGGCCTCATCATCCCCACCGCAACGTGCAGGTCCGGCCACGCCAGCACGACCGCGGCTGCGATCCACGGCCAAATCCCACCGACGTGATGGCTGAGACGGCCCACGGCTGCCGCCCCGCCCACCAGCATCGCGGACCCCAAGGCGAATTCAAACAGCGGATGAAAGCCGATCCACGGCTGGAGAAAGCTGCGGAACATCGCCCATCCCGGCCAGTGATGGCCCCATGTTTGGTCGAAGCCGTCGAAGCTTCCCAGAAATGATCCGCGCAAGTCGAAGGGATGCTTCGCAAAAGCCACAGGACCGAGGCTCTGCCACGAGTCCGTGATCACGGAGCCGGAGAGCCAGGCATACCAAGCCGCCCAGACGAATGCAGCGGCCAGCAGGAGGCCTCCTCCTGCTTTCACCCGCCAATCGATCACCCGGTCCATGCGGCAGTCCCTCCCACCCTCAAAGCCAGTCTCCGAGATCATCCAGCACTTGCTCCTTCGAATAAAGGTAGCCGTTCGATCCGCCCCATTCGGCCGCGTGCTTCGAACGCATGTCGTAGCCCGCGGGAGGAGGACCTTCACCACCGAGGAGACGCTCCGGGAAGAAGCGGTCGCGGATTTCCGAAGTGGCGACCGGCTCGGAAGAAACGTTCAGCAGGTCGATGCCGCGCTCCCACACATGACCGATGTCCGCCGCCAATCTACGGGTATCGTAGTATTGGAACACGCCGCCGGGATGAACCTTGTGGAGCTCGTTGTCGTGCATCATGTCATAGATCACGTTTTTCTTCAGCCCCGGACCGAACAAGCCGGGCAGCCGCAGGATGGAAACCCGCGGGAACAACCCGCGGATGCGCTCCTCGGCGTCCAGACGATTCAGGCCATAGGCGTGATGCCCCTCGACCGGGATGGGAGAGTCCTCGTCCACGTCACGCGGGGCGGGATAGACATCGATGGTGGAGATGAGGGTGAAACGATCCGCGCGGACTTCCGCCAGGGCCTCCAGCAACCGCGCGATCCCGG belongs to Luteolibacter ambystomatis and includes:
- a CDS encoding NAD-dependent epimerase/dehydratase family protein, producing the protein MTALIGHTGFVGSTLADALSPSHRYRSTDIDNIRGQSFGHVICAGVQAKKWWANLHPEEDKAGIARLLEALAEVRADRFTLISTIDVYPAPRDVDEDSPIPVEGHHAYGLNRLDAEERIRGLFPRVSILRLPGLFGPGLKKNVIYDMMHDNELHKVHPGGVFQYYDTRRLAADIGHVWERGIDLLNVSSEPVATSEIRDRFFPERLLGGEGPPPAGYDMRSKHAAEWGGSNGYLYSKEQVLDDLGDWL